The following are from one region of the Falco biarmicus isolate bFalBia1 chromosome 1, bFalBia1.pri, whole genome shotgun sequence genome:
- the SCD5 gene encoding stearoyl-CoA desaturase 5 isoform X2, translated as MKPSCAFRAYFCFLMTALGVTAGAHRLWSHRSYKAKLPLRIFLAAANSMAFQNDIYEWSRDHRVHHKYSETDADPHNARRGFFFAHIGWLFVRKHRDVIEKGRKLDFTDLLDDPVVRFQRKYYKSSVVLMCFVIPTFVPWYLWGESLWNAYFLASILRYTISLNVTWLVNSAAHMYGNRPYDKYISPRQNTFVTVGAIGEGFHNYHHTFPFDYSASELGLKFNPTTWFIDFMFWLGLVTDRRQAPKDMIEARKERTGDGSA; from the exons cgtatttctgtttcctgatgACGGCGCTGGGCGTGACAGCTGGTGCGCATCGCCTGTGGAGCCACCGTTCCTACAAAGCCAAGCTGCCTTTGCGGATCTTTCTGGCTGCAGCTAACTCCATGGCTTTCCAG AACGACATCTACGAGTGGAGCAGAGACCACCGTGTGCATCACAAGTACTCTGAGACGGACGCGGACCCACACAATGCCCGCCGGGGCTTCTTCTTCGCCCACATCGGCTGGCTGTTTGTGCGCAAGCATCGGGATGTCATAGAGAAGGGGAGGAAACTGGATTTCACTGACCTGCTGGATGACCCTGTTGTCAGGTTCCAAAGAAA GTACTACAAGAGTTCAGTTGTGCTGATGTGCTTTGTGATCCCTACTTTTGTGCCGTGGTACCTCTGGGGCGAGAGTCTGTGGAACGCGTACTTCCTTGCCTCCATTCTCCGGTACACCATCTCCCTCAACGTCACCTGGCTGGTCAACAGCGCCGCTCACATGTACGGGAACCGCCCCTACGACAAGTACATCAGCCCCAGGCAGAACACCTTTGTCACTGTGGGAGCCATTG GTGAGGGTTTCCACAACTACCACCACACCTTCCCATTCGACTACTCAGCCAGCGAGCTGGGCCTGAAGTTTAACCCCACCACCTGGTTCATTGACTTCATGTTTTGGTTGGGGTTGGTCACTGACCGCAGACAGGCTCCGAAGGATATGATCGAGGCTCGCAAAGAAAGGACTGGAGATGGCAGTGCTTGA